In the genome of Candidatus Thorarchaeota archaeon, the window TACGCAAGTACTTCGCGGAATGAGAATTACCTGCTGCATGCTCACCGAGCCGGCGAATCAAATCGTTTGTTTGTCCAGTATAGTATGTGCCATCTGTTGTTTCGATGATGTACACGTAGTACACTTGAGACAACCTCTCTATCCTAGAACTGAACGACATGATAAATGAGTTTGGAATACAAGAAGATAGGCAAGATTATAGTCCACGAAAACATATTCGCTTGCGTGATGCCGATATGGCCAATCGTTGGTCTGCCCTTCTACCTGTGCTCGCCATTCTGATTGTGGTATTCTCAATGAGCGCAGTAGATATTCTCATAATACACGAGCCGCTTAGAATACTGTCAGCAATTCCAATTATGTTCGTGGTCGTTCTGTGGGGTATAACAAGGGCCGCCTTGGAGAGGAAAGAGAATGTACGCTGAAATCGTGACCCTCACTGTTATGATAGGATGTATTCCCTGTATTCTCCATTGTTACCTCGAGAGGGGGGAATGGGCAACTCTCTCATTCTTTGCCGGCGGCTTTGTGTTTGGCATCGTCCGAGAGAATATCGTTTCGTTAATGCCTACTTTGTACCAATATCCCAATCACCCCCTCTACATCGGCAATGCCCCGTTGATGATGGGATTCGGATGGTCGGCTTCGTTCTATGCTTCGTGGATAGTAGGACGTGATATCCTCAGATGTCTTTCTCCAAACTATTCCGAACATTCATTGGTTCAAGGAATTGTCACGGGAATCATAACAGGATTGCTAGCTTTGCCGGTTGAAATTGCGGCTGGTGCTCCAGAGACTTCGTGGTGGATTTGGCCGCCAGAAGCAATCACTGTGCTTTGGGAAATGCCAGCTATCGTCCCCTTTGGATGGGGAGGAGCAGCATTTCTGTTCATTGTATCATTCCGATTTCTGGGAGATAGATATCGATACAATTCGAGGGGGAACATAACCTTCGCATTATTCACAATACCCCTGATCATTATTCATCTTCTGTATGTGTTCGGAGTTCGATCGATAATCCTTTTCATTTTCAATGGGTAATCCATCTATTAATGGCACAAAATCAAATCCGGACGGCAATCTATGAATAGCACTCAAAGTATTATTCTCTCTCATGCTGCGGATCCTCTGGGGGCTCGTACCCCGATTTCTCCCTTAAAGATGGCAAAGTAATGTAACTCATAGAAT includes:
- a CDS encoding GIY-YIG nuclease family protein; translation: MYYVYIIETTDGTYYTGQTNDLIRRLGEHAAGNSHSAKYLR